From Elaeis guineensis isolate ETL-2024a chromosome 16, EG11, whole genome shotgun sequence, a single genomic window includes:
- the LOC105059168 gene encoding uncharacterized protein: MMKLTPTLSDGSHFPLPLPPRRRYLHPPYPRAGMSSSSSSSQTEKAAGASPSVPPLPTNRIVLGCGAASVDYLATVAAYPKPDDKIRSTSLKVDGGGNTGNALTSAARLGLKPRIISKVANDAHGRNALSELQADGVDTSYMVVSENGNSPFTYVIVDNQTKTRTCIFTPGYPGMVPEDLSKSSLCSALDGASLVYLDGRFHETALVVAEEASRRKIPILIDAERKREGLDDLLNLATYLVCSEKFPQAWTAAPSIPSALASILLRLPNIKFVIATLGDKGCIMLERSINEASEMEETNVESLLESLRQKVDRNATIPRCISSKSSLIVSADGIGAVSGRLLMCTAEIVPPLELIDTTGAGDAFIGAVLYALCAGMPPEKMLPFASQVAAVGCRALGARSGLPRRTDPRLAPFWH, from the exons ATGATGAAGTTGACCCCCACCCTTTCCGACGGGTCCCATTTCCCCTTACCTCTCCCTCCTCGCCGCCGCTACCTCCACCCTCCCTATCCAAG GGCTGGGATGTCGTCATCGTCGTCTTCCTCCCAAACGGAGAAGGCTGCCGGTGCCTCGCCTTCCGTCCCTCCTCTCCCGACCAACCGAATCGTG TTGGGTTGCGGGGCAGCATCGGTGGATTACTTGGCTACGGTCGCCGCCTACCCGAAGCCTGATGATAAGATTCGTAGCACGAGCTTGAAG gTAGACGGAGGTGGAAATACAGGGAATGCTTTAACTAGTGCAGCTCGTCTGGGCTTGAAACCTAGGATAATCTCTAAG GTGGCTAATGATGCACACGGTAGAAATGCGCTTTCAGAACTCCAAGCTGATGGAGTTGATACTTCCTATATGGTG GTTTCAGAGAATGGAAATTCACCATTTACCTATGTAATAGTCGACAACCAAAC GAAAACTCGTACTTGTATTTTCACACCTGGATACCCTGGAATGGTGCCAGAAGATCTTTCCAAATCTAGCTTGTGTTCTGCTTTAGATGGTGCAAGCCTTGTATACTTGGATGGAAGATTTCATGAAACTGCTTTAGTTGTTGCAGAAGAG GCAAGCCGAAGGAAAATTCCTATTTTAATTGATGCagaaagaaagagggagggaTTGGATGATCTTCTTAACTTGGCAACTTACCTTGTATGCTCAGAAAAATTTCCTCAG GCATGGACCGCTGCACCATCTATTCCCAGTGCACTAGCGTCCATTCTTCTTAGACTACCTAATATCAAATTTGTGATTGCGACCCTTGGAGATAAAGGTTGCATAATGCTTGAGAGGAGCATAAATG AGGCTTCCGAGATGGAGGAAACAAATGTAGAAAGTTTACTTGAGTCACTGAGGCAGAAAGTTGATAGAAATGCTACCATCCCGAGATGTATTTCTTCCAAG TCAAGCCTGATAGTTAGTGCAGATGGAATAGGTGCAGTAAGTGGGAGGCTACTCATGTGTACTGCAGAGATCGTACCTCCTTTGGAGCTAATTGACACCACTGGTGCTGGAGATGCATTCATTGGAGCAGTTCTCTACG CTTTATGTGCAGGCATGCCTCCTGAGAAGATGCTGCCTTTTGCCTCACAAGTG GCGGCTGTTGGATGTAGGGCTTTGGGTGCTCGGAGTGGTTTACCAAGGCGCACGGACCCACGGTTGGCTCCATTTTGGCACTAG